DNA from Bradyrhizobium japonicum USDA 6:
TCCCGTAGCGGCGAAGTCACCGCCCGCCCCGCCGATGCGTCGAGCACGCCCGGCCGGTCCCAATCGCCCTCGGGACGGATGATCACATAGGGATCGCTGTCCAGCGTAATGGCGTCCGGCCCCGGCTCGATCTCCAGCAGCATCTCCGTATAGGAGAAATCCGAGAAGGTGATCTTGCGGTTGTGACCGAGCGGCTTGGCGCCGAAATGAGCCCAGAAATCGACCAGTCGGTCCTGCGCCTGGCCGTAGATCTTGCGAAAGCCCTTGCGCTTCACGTAGTCGACGCTCGCCTGGACCAGCTTGAACGAGACGCGCGAGCGCCGATATTGGTGACGCACCGCGAGCCGCTCCACCTTGGCGAAATCCCCGAAGAAGCGTACCCGCAGGCAACCCGCAGGCTCGTTGCCGACGTAGCCGATGAAGTGCGCTGCGACCATGTCATTGCCGTCGAACTCCTCGTCGAACGGACAATCCTGCTCGGCGAGATAGACCGCCGAGCGAATGGCGGTGACCAACATGAGGTCGTTGGGATCGCGCGCGAGGCGAATGGTGATGGCGCGGGAGTCGGGTTTGGCGAGGGGAATCCTAGTGCCGTGCATCTGCAAAACTCCTTGTTTGGATGATCGCGCCCGGCATCCGCATCGGCTGCCGATGCCAGGGCCGCTCGTAACACCAGAGATCGGGCTGGAAGCTCGGAACGGGGTCAAATCCCGTCGCCTTCATGATGTCGCGTCCGGCCACGGTTGACGGCTGCGCATAGCAATCCGCGCCACGAAACCTTACTTGACGCAGATGAGCAGCGGCCTTGCCCAGACCAGCGATACCTCGGCCCGTCGCCGCGATCGCCCAGATGTAGATCGCGGCAACCTCTTCCTTCGCGGAAGCGAGATAGCGCGTCTCGGGTGCGGTCAGGCAGATCTCGTCGAGCAGCAGCGCGTCATGTCCGCGGTCGTTGAGGAACAAGAAGGCCATGCCGCCGACCAGATTGCCCTTGCGACTGAACGTCAGGATGCTCTGAGGATCGAACGTGAAATATCGCGCAAGCTCTGCCGTTCCGATCTGCACACCCGGCACCAGCCGGTGCGCCATTTCGGAAAGCGCAGCAATTTCGGAAGATTGCGCACATCGGACATCGACGTCCGGACTGAGCGGCAAAGCATCGAAATCATGCCTTGCGGCAAAGGAGCCCCTTTCCATACTCATGTCACCCCTCTATCGTTCGAGGATTTAGTGCCCCGCTATGACGACGAGCTTAGCGGTTGGGGATCTGGCGTATGCAGCAGTTATTGCACCGGGGTGCTGCTTTGATGCAGCACCGTGAAGAAGCCCTGGACGCGTCCTGGGACGATTTGAAACTCTTTTTAGCTTGCGCAAAATATAAAAGTTTCCGCAACGCGGCCGAAGAACTCGGCCTCACCTCCACCACGCTGATGCGCAGGATCGACCGGCTCGAAGAGAGCATCGACTGCAAGCTGTTCCTGCGCGACCAGAGCGGACTGACGCTCAGCGATGAAGGCACTGCGATGATCGCCGACGTCGCGCATATGGAGCGTCATGCCTTCAACGTCTTCCGGCG
Protein-coding regions in this window:
- a CDS encoding GNAT family N-acetyltransferase, which codes for MHGTRIPLAKPDSRAITIRLARDPNDLMLVTAIRSAVYLAEQDCPFDEEFDGNDMVAAHFIGYVGNEPAGCLRVRFFGDFAKVERLAVRHQYRRSRVSFKLVQASVDYVKRKGFRKIYGQAQDRLVDFWAHFGAKPLGHNRKITFSDFSYTEMLLEIEPGPDAITLDSDPYVIIRPEGDWDRPGVLDASAGRAVTSPLRDLALADH